A genomic segment from Oncorhynchus clarkii lewisi isolate Uvic-CL-2024 chromosome 12, UVic_Ocla_1.0, whole genome shotgun sequence encodes:
- the LOC139420839 gene encoding C-terminal-binding protein 1-like isoform X1, translated as MALMDKHKVKRQRLDRICEGIRPPILNGPMHPRPLVALLDGRDCTVEMPVLKDVATVAFCDAQSTQEIHEKVLNEAVGALMYHTISLSRDDLDKFKGLRIIVRIGSGFDNVDIKAAAELGIAVCNVPATSVEETADTSMCLILNLYRRVTWMHQAMREGTRASSVEQIREVASGAARIRGETLGIIGLGRVGQAVALRAKAFGFSVMFYDPYLPDGVERSLGLQRMATLQDLLIHSDCVSLHCSLNEHNHHLINDFTIKQMRQGAFLVNTARGGLVDERALAQALKEGRIRGAALDVHETEPFSFSQGPLKDAPNLVCTPHASWYSEQASLEAREEAAREVRRAITGRIPDSLKNCVNKEYLMATPQWPGMDPGAVHTEHNGVTDYRFSTGLVGVAAGGLTGAGAAVEGIVAGNLAMAHGIAPVSRPPHTPSPGQPSKAETDRDMPTDQ; from the exons ATGGCTCTCATGGATAAGCACAAAGTCAAGCGCCAGAGGCTGGACCGCATTTGTGAAG GCATTCGCCCCCCGATTCTGAATGGGCCGATGCACCCGCGGCCCCTGGTGGCTCTGTTGGATGGGCGTGACTGCACCGTGGAGATGCCTGTCCTGAAGGACGTGGCCACAGTGGCCTTCTGTGATGCCCAGTCCACCCAGGAGATCCACGAGAAG GTGCTGAATGAGGCAGTGGGCGCCCTGATGTACCACACCATCAGCCTTTCGCGGGACGACCTGGACAAGTTCAAGGGCCTGCGGATCATTGTGCGAATTGGCAGTGGCTTTGACAACGTGGACATCAAGGCTGCAGCTGAACTAG GTATAGCTGTGTGTAATGTGCCTGCGACATCAGTGGAAGAGACGGCGGACACGTCCATGTGTCTGATCCTGAACCTGTACCGCCGTGTCACCTGGATGCACCAGGCAATGAGAGAGGGCACCAGGGCTTCCAGCGTGGAGCAGATCAGGGAGGTGGCCAGCGGAGCTGCCCGCATCCGGGGAGAGACTCTGGGCATCATCGGCCTGG GGCGAGTGGGCCAAGCTGTAGCGCTGCGGGCTAAGGCCTTTGGCTTCAGTGTGATGTTCTACGACCCCTACCTGCCAGACGGAGTGGAGCGCTCTCTAGGCCTGCAGAGAATGGCCACCCTGCAGGACCTGCTCATCCACTCTGACTGTGTGTCACTGCACTGCAGCCTCAACGAGCACAACCATCACCTCATCAACGACTTCACCATTAAACAG ATGCGTCAGGGAGCATTTTTGGTTAACACGGCTCGCGGGGGCCTGGTGGATGAGAGGGCCCTGGCCCAGGCACTGAAAGAGGGCAGGATACGGGGGGCTGCCTTGGACGTACACGAGACGGAGCCCTTCAG CTTCTCTCAGGGCCCATTGAAGGATGCCCCCAATCTGGTTTGCACTCCCCACGCATCCTGGTACAGTGAGCAGGCGTCACTCGAGGCGCGGGAGGAGGCAGCTAGGGAAGTGCGCCGGGCCATCACAG GCCGCATCCCTGACAGTCTGAAGAACTGTGTGAATAAGGAGTATCTGATGGCAACGCCCCAGTGGCCTGGCATGGACCCTGGGGCTGTGCACACCGAACACAACGGAGTTACTGATTACAG GTTCTCTACTGGTCTAGTGGGAGTGGCAGCAGGAGGCCTGACGGGGGCAGGCGCTGCAGTGGAGGGAATTGTTGCTGGGAACCTGGCTATGGCACATGGGATTGCCCCCGTGTCCCGACCTCCCCACACACCGTCGCCGGGGCAACCCTCTAaagcagaaacagacagagacatgccAACGGACCAGTAG
- the LOC139420839 gene encoding C-terminal-binding protein 1-like isoform X2 — MQGIRPPILNGPMHPRPLVALLDGRDCTVEMPVLKDVATVAFCDAQSTQEIHEKVLNEAVGALMYHTISLSRDDLDKFKGLRIIVRIGSGFDNVDIKAAAELGIAVCNVPATSVEETADTSMCLILNLYRRVTWMHQAMREGTRASSVEQIREVASGAARIRGETLGIIGLGRVGQAVALRAKAFGFSVMFYDPYLPDGVERSLGLQRMATLQDLLIHSDCVSLHCSLNEHNHHLINDFTIKQMRQGAFLVNTARGGLVDERALAQALKEGRIRGAALDVHETEPFSFSQGPLKDAPNLVCTPHASWYSEQASLEAREEAAREVRRAITGRIPDSLKNCVNKEYLMATPQWPGMDPGAVHTEHNGVTDYRFSTGLVGVAAGGLTGAGAAVEGIVAGNLAMAHGIAPVSRPPHTPSPGQPSKAETDRDMPTDQ; from the exons ATGCAAG GCATTCGCCCCCCGATTCTGAATGGGCCGATGCACCCGCGGCCCCTGGTGGCTCTGTTGGATGGGCGTGACTGCACCGTGGAGATGCCTGTCCTGAAGGACGTGGCCACAGTGGCCTTCTGTGATGCCCAGTCCACCCAGGAGATCCACGAGAAG GTGCTGAATGAGGCAGTGGGCGCCCTGATGTACCACACCATCAGCCTTTCGCGGGACGACCTGGACAAGTTCAAGGGCCTGCGGATCATTGTGCGAATTGGCAGTGGCTTTGACAACGTGGACATCAAGGCTGCAGCTGAACTAG GTATAGCTGTGTGTAATGTGCCTGCGACATCAGTGGAAGAGACGGCGGACACGTCCATGTGTCTGATCCTGAACCTGTACCGCCGTGTCACCTGGATGCACCAGGCAATGAGAGAGGGCACCAGGGCTTCCAGCGTGGAGCAGATCAGGGAGGTGGCCAGCGGAGCTGCCCGCATCCGGGGAGAGACTCTGGGCATCATCGGCCTGG GGCGAGTGGGCCAAGCTGTAGCGCTGCGGGCTAAGGCCTTTGGCTTCAGTGTGATGTTCTACGACCCCTACCTGCCAGACGGAGTGGAGCGCTCTCTAGGCCTGCAGAGAATGGCCACCCTGCAGGACCTGCTCATCCACTCTGACTGTGTGTCACTGCACTGCAGCCTCAACGAGCACAACCATCACCTCATCAACGACTTCACCATTAAACAG ATGCGTCAGGGAGCATTTTTGGTTAACACGGCTCGCGGGGGCCTGGTGGATGAGAGGGCCCTGGCCCAGGCACTGAAAGAGGGCAGGATACGGGGGGCTGCCTTGGACGTACACGAGACGGAGCCCTTCAG CTTCTCTCAGGGCCCATTGAAGGATGCCCCCAATCTGGTTTGCACTCCCCACGCATCCTGGTACAGTGAGCAGGCGTCACTCGAGGCGCGGGAGGAGGCAGCTAGGGAAGTGCGCCGGGCCATCACAG GCCGCATCCCTGACAGTCTGAAGAACTGTGTGAATAAGGAGTATCTGATGGCAACGCCCCAGTGGCCTGGCATGGACCCTGGGGCTGTGCACACCGAACACAACGGAGTTACTGATTACAG GTTCTCTACTGGTCTAGTGGGAGTGGCAGCAGGAGGCCTGACGGGGGCAGGCGCTGCAGTGGAGGGAATTGTTGCTGGGAACCTGGCTATGGCACATGGGATTGCCCCCGTGTCCCGACCTCCCCACACACCGTCGCCGGGGCAACCCTCTAaagcagaaacagacagagacatgccAACGGACCAGTAG